A region from the Helcococcus ovis genome encodes:
- a CDS encoding alpha/beta hydrolase family protein has product MKIDSFKDFKYISNIDQNENFVVYHITTVNMKENIYEKNIYLYDKKLKKQIQLTNSGKDGYFTFFKDGSIVFSSSRNVDSKKKEKLPKELEEIIYGDSKKEEKEIKSRLYKINPNGGEAVEFLKSEHSIGKFYELNDNKIIYTNNISAEKLDYQDITKLPFWFNGAGYIYGNKTDLHILDENGNDKKINSDEIEISDFVLNKNKTYAVVIYSNNTDVMELTNYIGILDLSTLKIKEISKGKVHYYADFIKDGIISIATDMKKTGLNEDAKVFYFDIDGKNEKQISSDNIDIAFFNSVGTDARQGEGNAVQIVDDKMYYISTYFDNAVLSSIDLDGNIEEVISRNGSVEGFTYDGNDFYFTAMRDLQLPELYKLENNQEIKLTDFSKDLEAVNLSKIEEFNFENDGNKFVGYVIKPVGYEKGKKYPGILQIHGGPKTAYSTVLHHEMQFLANQGYFVFYTNPRGSSGRGDDFSDIRGKYGTIDFDDLMKFTDEVLEKYSDIDQLRLAVMGGSYGGFMTNWIIGHTDRFKVANSQRSISNWTSFYGVSDIGYCFVDDQTQANPLDNLEKVWEQSPLKYAKNVKTPTLFIHASEDYRCPLEQGVQMYASLKMNNVDTKLVIFEGENHDLSRTGKPQARLKRLYEIQKWFEKYLK; this is encoded by the coding sequence TTGAAAATAGATAGTTTTAAGGACTTTAAATATATTAGTAATATTGATCAAAATGAAAATTTTGTAGTATATCATATTACTACAGTAAATATGAAAGAAAATATATATGAAAAAAACATTTATTTATATGATAAAAAATTAAAAAAACAAATACAATTGACAAATTCTGGAAAAGATGGATATTTTACATTCTTCAAAGATGGCTCAATTGTATTTTCATCAAGTAGGAATGTAGACTCAAAGAAAAAAGAGAAACTTCCAAAAGAACTAGAAGAAATAATTTACGGAGATTCAAAAAAAGAAGAAAAAGAAATTAAATCAAGATTGTACAAAATTAATCCAAATGGTGGAGAAGCTGTAGAATTTCTAAAATCAGAGCATTCCATTGGAAAATTTTATGAATTAAATGATAATAAAATTATTTATACAAATAATATTTCAGCTGAAAAATTAGATTATCAAGATATAACTAAACTTCCATTTTGGTTTAATGGTGCAGGATACATTTATGGGAATAAAACCGATTTACACATTTTAGATGAGAATGGGAATGATAAAAAAATAAATTCTGATGAAATTGAAATTTCGGATTTTGTTTTAAATAAAAATAAAACATATGCTGTTGTTATTTACTCAAACAATACTGATGTAATGGAATTAACAAATTATATAGGAATATTAGATTTATCAACTCTAAAAATTAAAGAAATTTCTAAAGGAAAAGTTCATTATTACGCTGATTTTATCAAAGATGGAATAATTAGTATTGCGACAGATATGAAGAAAACTGGATTAAATGAAGACGCTAAAGTTTTCTATTTCGACATAGATGGCAAAAATGAAAAACAAATTTCATCAGATAATATCGATATTGCATTTTTTAATTCAGTTGGTACAGATGCTAGACAGGGAGAAGGTAATGCAGTTCAAATAGTTGATGATAAGATGTATTATATTTCAACATATTTTGACAATGCTGTTTTATCAAGTATTGATTTAGATGGAAATATAGAAGAAGTTATTTCAAGAAATGGGTCAGTTGAAGGATTTACATATGATGGAAATGATTTTTATTTTACAGCAATGAGAGATTTACAACTTCCAGAATTATATAAATTAGAAAATAATCAAGAAATTAAGTTAACAGATTTTTCAAAAGATTTAGAAGCAGTAAATTTATCTAAAATTGAAGAATTTAATTTTGAAAATGATGGAAATAAATTTGTTGGATATGTTATAAAACCAGTTGGTTATGAAAAAGGTAAAAAATATCCAGGAATTTTACAGATTCATGGTGGGCCAAAAACTGCGTATTCAACAGTTTTACATCATGAAATGCAATTTTTAGCAAATCAAGGATATTTTGTATTTTACACAAATCCAAGAGGCTCATCAGGTAGAGGAGATGATTTTTCAGACATTCGTGGAAAATATGGAACTATCGACTTTGACGATTTAATGAAATTTACAGATGAAGTTCTTGAAAAATATTCAGATATAGATCAATTAAGATTAGCCGTAATGGGCGGAAGTTACGGTGGTTTCATGACAAATTGGATAATTGGTCATACAGATAGATTTAAGGTGGCAAATAGTCAAAGGTCAATTTCAAATTGGACATCATTTTATGGAGTGAGTGATATAGGATATTGCTTCGTTGATGATCAAACACAGGCGAATCCATTAGATAATTTAGAAAAAGTTTGGGAACAATCCCCATTAAAATATGCAAAAAATGTAAAAACACCAACATTATTCATACATGCGAGTGAAGATTACCGTTGTCCTTTAGAACAGGGTGTACAAATGTATGCTTCTTTAAAGATGAATAATGTAGATACAAAACTTGTTATTTTTGAAGGTGAAAATCACGATTTATCCAGAACAGGAAAACCACAGGCAAGATTAAAAAGATTGTATGAAATTCAAAAATGGTTTGAAAAATATTTGAAGTAG
- a CDS encoding GNAT family N-acetyltransferase, producing MNADFKINGKIIETKRLIIRQFEQGDLDDFYEYASVDGVGQMAGWNPHENKEKSQEILNMFIEENKTFALFHRDDKKVIGSLGIEKYKRENELTEFNNYIGRELGFVLSKDYWGKGLMPEAVNAVINYLFNELNYDFLTSGYFIFNNQSKRVQEKCGFKPYRKLIIETRMGTKEDTILNLIINPNKNIKLNFSYPETLIYNN from the coding sequence ATGAATGCAGATTTTAAGATAAATGGAAAAATTATTGAAACAAAAAGACTAATAATTAGACAATTTGAACAAGGAGATTTAGATGATTTTTATGAATATGCTTCTGTAGATGGTGTTGGACAGATGGCTGGATGGAATCCACATGAAAATAAAGAAAAATCTCAAGAAATATTAAATATGTTTATTGAAGAAAATAAAACTTTTGCATTATTTCATAGGGATGATAAGAAAGTAATAGGATCATTAGGAATTGAAAAATATAAGCGTGAAAATGAACTAACTGAATTTAATAATTATATTGGAAGAGAATTAGGATTTGTATTAAGTAAAGATTATTGGGGAAAAGGATTAATGCCTGAGGCGGTAAATGCTGTTATAAATTATTTATTTAATGAATTAAATTATGATTTCTTAACATCCGGATATTTCATTTTTAATAATCAATCTAAAAGAGTTCAGGAAAAATGTGGCTTTAAGCCTTATAGGAAATTAATTATAGAAACAAGAATGGGGACTAAAGAAGATACAATATTAAATTTAATTATAAACCCAAATAAAAATATTAAATTAAATTTTTCGTATCCGGAAACATTAATTTATAACAATTAA